The genomic DNA ACAAATGGAATGGGGTCTCAAACAAATGGAATGGGGTCTCAAACAAATGGAATGGGGTCTCAAACAAATGGAATGGGGTCTCAAACAAATGGAATGGGGTCTCAAACAAATGGAATGGGGTCTCAAACAAATGGAATGGATCCTCAAACAAATGGAATGGATCCTCAAACAAATGGAATGGGGTCTCAAACAAATGGAATGGGGTCTCAAACAAATGGAAGGGGCCTTAAACAATGAACAAACAATGAACAACATAAGACTGAAGAGGATGTGGGTTAGAGTACAACCCAACTAACTTTACCTTGATGATGATGAGCAGGTAGCAGAGGCAGATGATCAGCAGGGGGACGAAGAAGCCCAAGATGGCCGTGTAGAGGATGAAGACCGTTGACCACAGCTCCTGGGGATCAGGCCAGCTCATGTTGCACGAGTTGAAGCGGTCCTGAACATCTGAGTAGATGGTGACCGGCAGCACCACCACGAACGACACCACCCACACCAGCCCGTTTATGATCTTAGCCACCTTCGGTTGCCGCCACTTGACGCTCCGAATGGGGTGCACCACGGCCAGGTAGCGGTCAATGCTCATCACGGTCAGGCAGAAGGTGCTGGTGAACTGGTTGATGGAGTCTACCGTCATGACCACGCGGCACAGAAACTGCCCAAACGGCCAATAAGAGAGCACGTTCTGGGTGGTCAGGAAGGGAAGTCCTAAGATGTACAATTCATCTGCCAGGGCTAAGTTCAGAAGGTACATGTTGGTGACAGTCTTCATCTTGGCATAGCGCAGGACCACGTAGATGGCCAGCGTGTTGCCCA from Oncorhynchus clarkii lewisi isolate Uvic-CL-2024 unplaced genomic scaffold, UVic_Ocla_1.0 unplaced_contig_13386_pilon_pilon, whole genome shotgun sequence includes the following:
- the LOC139399386 gene encoding somatostatin-like receptor F_48D10.1; translated protein: MGHFLIHLPDLQPHPHLPAMNPQDCTSIPGDFNLSSSFRDYSTVTNLFMNESGESAPFQDSSTIITAVISMTVFMVGLLGNTLAIYVVLRYAKMKTVTNMYLLNLALADELYILGLPFLTTQNVLSYWPFGQFLCRVVMTVDSINQFTSTFCLTVMSIDRYLAVVHPIRSVKWRQPKVAKIINGLVWVVSFVVVLPVTIYSDVQDRFNSCNMSWPDPQELWSTVFILYTAILGFFVPLLIICLCYLLIIIKVKLVG